CGTGGGGTCGGATGGACGCTGCCGGGATCGAGTCGGTGGCGGTCCCCGACGCCGACGAGGACGCGCTGACGATGGCCGCGGCGGCGGCCCGGCGCGCGCTCGACGCCGCCGGCGTCGGCGGCGACGCGGTCGAGCACCTCGCGCTCGCGACGACCACCCCGCCGCTGGCGGAGGAGGAACTCACCCCCCGGCTCGCCTCGATGCTCGGCGTGGGTGAGCGCGCGTCCCTCCAGGCCCACGCGGGGAGCACGCGCGCCGCCACTCGCGCGCTGTTCTGCGCGCCCGCCGACGCGACGGCGCTCGTGGTCGCCAGCGACGCGCCGCGGGGCGAACCGGGCGACGCCTTCGGGCAGGCGGCCGGCGCGGGCGCGGTCGCCCTCCTCTGCGCGCCCGACGGCGCGGCCCGCGCGGTCGCGTCGGGGGAGTACGCGACGCCCTACCCGGGGACGCGCTTCCGGCCCACCGGCGACGAGACGCTCTCCGGCCTCGGCGTGACGAGCTACGATCGGCGGGCGTTCACCGACACCCTCTCGCGGGCCGCCGAGGGCGTCGAGACGGGCGACGCGACGGCCGCCGCGGTGCAGGCCCCCGACGGGAAGCTCCCCTACCGCGCGGCGGGCGCGCTCGGCGTCGAGCGCGAGGCCGTGCGCGCCTGCGCGACCGTCCACGAACTCGGCGATACGGGCGCGGCGAGCGTTCCGCTGTCGCTCGCGCGGGCGCTCGAAGCGGGACACGAGACGGTCGTCGCGGCGGCGTTCGGCAGCGGCGCGGGCGCGGACGTGCTCAGGATCGAGGTCGACGGCGGGGTGCCGGCCGACCTCGCGCTCGACGGGGGCGAGGAGGTGTCCTACGCGCGGGCGCTCCGCCTGCGCGGCGAGATCACGGGCGAGGGACCGGGGACGGGCGCGGCGTACGTCTCGGTGCCGACGTGGCGGCGCTCGATCCCCCAGCGCCACCGCCTCGTCGCCGGGCG
The Halomarina pelagica DNA segment above includes these coding regions:
- a CDS encoding zinc ribbon domain-containing protein; this translates as MRAIRAVGAYAPEFRLPAGEISEAWGRMDAAGIESVAVPDADEDALTMAAAAARRALDAAGVGGDAVEHLALATTTPPLAEEELTPRLASMLGVGERASLQAHAGSTRAATRALFCAPADATALVVASDAPRGEPGDAFGQAAGAGAVALLCAPDGAARAVASGEYATPYPGTRFRPTGDETLSGLGVTSYDRRAFTDTLSRAAEGVETGDATAAAVQAPDGKLPYRAAGALGVEREAVRACATVHELGDTGAASVPLSLARALEAGHETVVAAAFGSGAGADVLRIEVDGGVPADLALDGGEEVSYARALRLRGEITGEGPGTGAAYVSVPTWRRSIPQRHRLVAGRCPDCGALAFPPEGACSECGALAEYDPVELPREGVIEAVTRIGRGGAPPEFAEQQARSGGFGVAIVRFEVDGETTSLPAQLVGEAAVGDAVRAVIRRIYTQEGVTRYGAKFRRAERAASPP